The Agromyces marinus genome window below encodes:
- a CDS encoding bifunctional alpha,alpha-trehalose-phosphate synthase (UDP-forming)/trehalose-phosphatase translates to MVVVSNRLPVDYVGGDGADTRWKVSPGGLVTALEPVMRANEGAWVGWAGVADREFDPFEHDGISIVPVPLSEDELEEYYEGFSNDTLWPLYHDVIAPPSFHREWWDAYVRVNRRFAETAARVAAPGAVVWVQDYQLQLVPRMLRESRPDLVIGFFNHIPFPAYGIYSQLPWRRQVIDGLLGADVIGFQRAADAGNFSRAVRRLFGYKTRGTVLEVPGADGEMRHVVARHFPISIDAAAFEELARTPEVQQRAREIRRSLGDPEVVMLGVDRLDYTKGIRHRMKAFGELLRDERLSVQQATLVQVASPSRERVETYRQLRDEIELMVGRLNGDHAALGHPAITYLHHGYPRQEMAALYLAADVMLVTALRDGMNLVAKEYVASRYDDDGVLLLSEFTGASDELRQAVLVNPHDIEGLKDAMVEAVNMPPRERARRMRALRRRVIENDVANWSATFLETLTGVGKIPGGVSDALRGAVSRLAQTPRLLVALDFDGTLAPLVDRPEDARATDRARAAIERMSEHEDTRVALVSGRALDSLKEVASPPVAALLSGSHGVELQLDAGGVTIDLREGELARLGELIEIVESAASASDGAWVERKPAGIALHTRKLGASAGAALQRSARDQVEQALPGLATRTGKNVLEFAVRASDKGEALIRLRQHAGADVVLYIGDDVTDEDAFAILEGPDVGVKVGQGKSLAAYRLNGPDDVAELLELLADARDASR, encoded by the coding sequence ATGGTCGTCGTCTCGAACCGGCTCCCCGTCGACTACGTCGGCGGCGACGGCGCCGACACCCGCTGGAAGGTCTCGCCCGGTGGCCTCGTCACCGCACTCGAACCCGTGATGCGCGCGAACGAGGGCGCGTGGGTCGGCTGGGCCGGCGTCGCCGACCGCGAGTTCGACCCGTTCGAGCACGACGGCATCTCGATCGTGCCGGTCCCGCTGTCGGAGGACGAACTCGAGGAGTACTACGAGGGGTTCTCCAACGACACGCTCTGGCCGCTCTACCACGACGTGATCGCGCCGCCGAGCTTCCACCGCGAGTGGTGGGACGCCTACGTGCGCGTCAACCGACGGTTCGCCGAGACGGCCGCGCGCGTCGCAGCGCCCGGCGCGGTCGTGTGGGTGCAGGACTACCAGTTGCAGCTCGTCCCGCGCATGCTGCGCGAGAGCCGGCCCGACCTGGTCATCGGCTTCTTCAACCACATCCCGTTCCCCGCCTACGGGATCTACTCGCAGCTGCCGTGGCGCAGGCAGGTGATCGACGGGCTGCTCGGCGCCGACGTCATCGGGTTCCAGCGCGCGGCCGACGCCGGCAACTTCTCGCGCGCGGTCCGGCGGCTGTTCGGGTACAAGACCCGGGGCACCGTGCTCGAGGTGCCCGGGGCCGACGGCGAGATGCGACACGTCGTCGCCCGCCACTTCCCGATCTCGATCGACGCGGCCGCGTTCGAGGAGCTCGCCCGCACGCCCGAGGTCCAGCAGCGCGCCCGCGAGATCCGACGCAGCCTCGGCGACCCCGAGGTCGTGATGCTCGGCGTCGATCGGCTCGACTACACCAAGGGCATCCGGCACCGCATGAAGGCGTTCGGCGAGCTGCTCCGCGACGAGCGGCTGTCGGTCCAGCAGGCCACGCTCGTGCAGGTCGCCAGCCCTTCGCGCGAACGCGTCGAGACCTACCGGCAGCTCCGCGACGAGATCGAGCTCATGGTCGGGCGGCTGAACGGCGACCATGCCGCGCTCGGGCACCCGGCGATCACCTACCTGCACCACGGGTACCCGCGCCAGGAGATGGCGGCGCTCTACCTCGCGGCCGACGTCATGCTCGTGACGGCACTGCGCGACGGCATGAACCTCGTCGCGAAGGAGTACGTCGCGAGCCGGTACGACGACGACGGGGTGCTCCTGCTCAGCGAGTTCACGGGGGCGTCCGACGAACTCCGGCAGGCGGTGCTCGTCAACCCCCACGACATCGAGGGCCTGAAGGACGCGATGGTCGAGGCCGTGAACATGCCCCCGCGCGAGCGGGCGCGCCGCATGCGCGCGCTGCGCCGGCGCGTGATCGAGAACGACGTCGCGAACTGGTCCGCGACGTTCCTCGAGACCCTCACGGGCGTGGGGAAGATCCCCGGCGGCGTCTCCGACGCGCTGCGGGGCGCGGTGTCGCGACTCGCGCAGACCCCGCGCCTGCTGGTCGCGCTCGACTTCGACGGGACCCTCGCACCGCTCGTGGACCGCCCAGAGGACGCGCGGGCCACCGACCGGGCGCGCGCCGCGATCGAGCGCATGTCCGAACACGAGGACACGCGCGTCGCGCTCGTGTCCGGCCGGGCCCTCGACAGCCTGAAGGAGGTCGCGTCGCCCCCCGTCGCCGCGCTGCTGAGCGGATCCCACGGGGTCGAGCTGCAGCTGGACGCCGGGGGAGTGACCATCGACCTGCGCGAGGGCGAGCTGGCCCGGCTGGGTGAGCTCATCGAGATCGTCGAGTCCGCGGCATCCGCTTCGGACGGCGCCTGGGTCGAGCGCAAGCCGGCCGGGATCGCCCTGCACACGCGCAAGCTCGGTGCGAGCGCCGGCGCCGCGCTGCAGCGCAGCGCGCGCGATCAGGTCGAGCAGGCGCTGCCGGGTCTCGCGACGCGGACGGGCAAGAACGTGCTCGAGTTCGCCGTGCGGGCCAGCGACAAGGGCGAGGCGCTCATCCGCCTCCGCCAGCACGCGGGCGCCGACGTCGTCCTCTACATCGGCGACGACGTCACCGACGAGGATGCCTTCGCGATCCTCGAGGGCCCGGACGTCGGGGTGAAGGTCGGGCAGGGCAAGTCCCTCGCCGCGTACCGGCTGAACGGGCCCGACGACGTGGCCGAGCTCCTCGAACTGCTCGCCGACGCCCGCGACGCCTCCCGTTGA
- a CDS encoding sugar phosphate isomerase/epimerase family protein encodes MIRIGMSTTCVYPLEPEHAFRIAREAGFDGVEVMVTQEASTQSPDVLLELSERFELPILSIHAPVLLLTHFVWGRDPRVKLARTAELAKAVGAGSVVVHPPFRWQASYALEFLPIVRELSEEHGVEIAVENMFPWRAAGRNVKAYAPGWDPRQMDCDAVTLDFSHAALSGTDSMQLATDLGDRLRHVHLCDGSGAIGEGQIFDEHLLPGRGREPVAEVLRMLADQGWGGSIVAEVNTRKAKTESERLDLLRETALFAREHTAIAPAHASPFRRVIDAIVPGRHA; translated from the coding sequence ATGATCCGCATCGGTATGAGCACCACCTGCGTCTACCCGCTCGAGCCCGAGCACGCGTTCCGCATCGCCCGGGAGGCCGGCTTCGACGGGGTCGAGGTCATGGTCACCCAGGAGGCCTCGACGCAGTCCCCCGACGTGCTCCTCGAACTCTCCGAACGCTTCGAGCTGCCGATCCTGTCGATCCATGCGCCGGTGCTGCTGCTCACCCACTTCGTCTGGGGTCGCGATCCGCGCGTGAAGCTCGCGCGGACCGCGGAGTTGGCGAAGGCGGTGGGTGCCGGCAGCGTCGTCGTGCACCCGCCGTTCCGCTGGCAGGCGAGCTACGCGCTGGAGTTCCTGCCGATCGTGCGGGAGCTCTCCGAGGAGCACGGCGTCGAGATCGCGGTCGAGAACATGTTCCCGTGGCGCGCCGCCGGGCGGAACGTGAAGGCGTACGCGCCCGGGTGGGATCCGCGGCAGATGGACTGCGACGCGGTGACCCTCGACTTCTCGCACGCGGCGCTGTCGGGCACCGACAGCATGCAGCTCGCGACCGACCTCGGCGACCGGCTGCGCCACGTGCACCTGTGCGACGGGTCCGGGGCGATCGGCGAGGGCCAGATCTTCGACGAGCACCTGCTGCCCGGGCGCGGCCGCGAGCCGGTCGCCGAGGTGCTTCGCATGCTCGCCGATCAGGGCTGGGGCGGCTCGATCGTCGCCGAGGTCAACACGCGCAAGGCGAAGACCGAGTCCGAACGCCTCGACCTGCTGCGCGAGACGGCGCTGTTCGCGCGCGAGCACACCGCGATCGCGCCTGCGCACGCCTCGCCGTTCCGCCGCGTGATCGACGCGATCGTGCCGGGCCGGCACGCCTGA